In the genome of bacterium BMS3Abin11, one region contains:
- a CDS encoding molybdopterin biosynthesis protein MoeB, producing MLNPHKRCQETRRLLNEGARLVDVRTENEYRQGALQDAINHPVEWISAGYHPQEEKETPLIVYCVSGNRSSAAKNMLLAAGFKNVHDLGSYQNIQFC from the coding sequence ATGCTTAACCCTCATAAACGATGTCAGGAAACCCGTCGTCTACTTAACGAAGGCGCACGTCTGGTTGATGTGCGTACTGAAAATGAATACCGCCAGGGCGCCCTACAGGATGCAATCAACCATCCTGTAGAATGGATCAGTGCCGGGTATCATCCGCAGGAAGAAAAGGAAACGCCTCTTATTGTGTACTGTGTATCAGGTAACCGTAGCAGTGCGGCTAAGAACATGCTGCTAGCAGCTGGTTTCAAGAATGTCCACGACCTGGGTAGTTATCAGAATATCCAGTTCTGCTGA